In Excalfactoria chinensis isolate bCotChi1 chromosome 3, bCotChi1.hap2, whole genome shotgun sequence, one DNA window encodes the following:
- the GREM2 gene encoding gremlin-2, with amino-acid sequence MIWKFAVSVFLMAALARVADSRKNRPAGAIPSPYKDSSSNNSERRQQLNKEVLASSQEALVVTERKYLKSDWCKTQPLRQTVSEEGCISRTIINRFCYGQCNSFYIPRHVKKEEESFQSCAFCKPHKVTSSTVQLECPELDPPFRLKKIQKVKQCRCMSVNLNNSGKM; translated from the coding sequence ATGATTTGGAAATTCGCCGTATCCGTCTTTTTGATGGCAGCATTGGCTAGAGTAGCAGACAGCAGGAAGAACCGCCCGGCGGGAGCGATCCCGTCCCCCTacaaggacagcagcagcaacaactcGGAGCggaggcagcagctgaacaAGGAGGTGCTGGCCTCCAGCCAGGAGGCCCTCGTGGTCACTGAGAGGAAGTATCTCAAGAGCGACTGGTGCAAGACGCAGCCCTTGCGACAGACTGTCAGTGAGGAAGGCTGCATAAGCCGCACCATTATCAACCGCTTCTGCTATGGGCAGTGCAACTCCTTCTACATACCGCGGCAtgtgaagaaggaggaggagtcTTTCCAGTCCTGCGCTTTCTGCAAGCCACACAAGGTGACCTCCTCGACTGTCCAGCTGGAGTGCCCAGAGCTGGACCCACCATTCCGACTCAAGAAAATTCAGAAGGTGAAGCAGTGTCGGTGCATGTCTGTGAATCTGAACAACTCGGGCAAGATGTGA